A region from the Zonotrichia leucophrys gambelii isolate GWCS_2022_RI chromosome 21, RI_Zleu_2.0, whole genome shotgun sequence genome encodes:
- the CAMK2N1 gene encoding calcium/calmodulin-dependent protein kinase II inhibitor 1, translating into MSEGPPYGEGQLAGDAAVGQLPFPVRLRGGDGLLAGGQGKRPPKLGQIGRSKRVVIEDDRIDDVLQNLSEKAPPGV; encoded by the exons atGTCGGAGGGGCCGCCCTACGGCGAGGGGCAGCTGGCGGGGGACGCGGCCGTGGGGCAGCTGCCCTTCCCCGTTCGCCTCCGCGGCGGCGACGGGCTCCTGGCCGGCGGGCAGGGCAAGCGGCCGCCCAAGCTGGGGCAGATCGGCCGCAGCAAGAGAG TGGTTATTGAAGATGATAGAATTGATGATGTGCTGCAAAACCTCTCCGAAAAGGCCCCTCCCGGTGTTTAA